In the Pantanalinema sp. genome, GACCCCCAGGCCGAGCGAGTAGGCCAAGAGCAGGGCGATCCCCTGGTTCAGCGTCTCGGACTGGCTCGCGTAGGTGAGGATCGCAGCCAGGATCGGCCCGATGCACGGGGTCCAGCCGAAGGCGAAGGCCAGGCCTACCAGGATCGCGCCGAAGAAGCCGGCAGGCTTCGCCGCCACCTGGAAGCGCTTCTCCATGTACAGGGCCTTGATCTTGAAGAGGCCCATGGTGTGGAGGCCGAAGAGGATGATCACCACCCCCGCGATCTGCGAGAGCAGGGTCAGCTTCTGGTTGAGGACCTGGCCGAAGGCCGTCGCCGTCGCGCCCAGGGCCACGAACACGATCGAGAAGCCCAGGATGAAGCCCAGCGAGTTGACGATCACCTTGCGCCGGGTGGCGGCGTCGGCGCCGTCACGCATCTGATCGCTGGACACCCCCGAGATGTACGAGAGGTAGCCGGGCACCAGGGGCAGGACGCAGGGCGAGAGGAACGAGATGAGGCCCGCCAGAAAGGCGGTCGGCAGGGAGATCGTCGCGTTCATGGGGTTCCTTCTTGCGAGGGGACTTCGAATCTAAGAGCATCTAACAAGACCAGGCATGTTATGCCGTTGGCCGCCGTGGGCGGCTCGAAGGAACAGTCTTGTTAGGCGCTCTAAGAAAGGTACGACATCCCCCCTGAAGCGTCAATTTTGGCGTATCCAGCCCTTCAAAAGGCTCTTCCCTTCGGAAATTGCCATCGCTTCCATCTTCAGCCAGATCTCGGCCGTCGCCCTGGCGTCGCCCAGGGCCCGGTGGCGGTCCTTGGCGCTCAGGCTCACGCCGAAGTGACTGACCAGCGCGTCCAGGTTGTGCTTGCCGAGCCGGGGCAGCAGCAGGCGCGCCACGCGCAGGGTGTCCAGGTGGGCGTGGGGCAGCGGCGCCTCGGTCACGAGCGTGGCCTGGAAGTCGAGGAAGCTGCGATCGAAGGGGGCGTTGTGGGAGATCAAAGGCGAGTCGCCGCAGAAGTCGAGGAACTGCGGCAGGACCTGGTCGAAGCGCGGGGCCGAGGCCACCATGGCATCCGAGATGCCGTGGATGCGCTGGACGAAGTAGGGGATCGAGCGCTCGGGGTGGACCAGGGTGGCGTAGGTCCCGGCGAGGCGCCCGTCCTCGATCGCCACGGCGCCGATCTCGACGATGCGATCGCCCTTGGCGGGGGACATGCCGGTGGTCTCCAGGTCGACGACGACCCAGCGCTTGCGAGAAGTGGTCTGCATGGGGCCATGATACCCTCAAGCGGGCGATCCTGCATGGTAAGATCTCCGCTTGTCCCCCCTCAAACTAGCCGCAGGCGCTAATCTCACCCGACGAGGACCCTATGGAACCCTGGCAACT is a window encoding:
- a CDS encoding 3'-5' exonuclease; this encodes MQTTSRKRWVVVDLETTGMSPAKGDRIVEIGAVAIEDGRLAGTYATLVHPERSIPYFVQRIHGISDAMVASAPRFDQVLPQFLDFCGDSPLISHNAPFDRSFLDFQATLVTEAPLPHAHLDTLRVARLLLPRLGKHNLDALVSHFGVSLSAKDRHRALGDARATAEIWLKMEAMAISEGKSLLKGWIRQN
- a CDS encoding cytochrome c biogenesis protein CcdA, which gives rise to MNATISLPTAFLAGLISFLSPCVLPLVPGYLSYISGVSSDQMRDGADAATRRKVIVNSLGFILGFSIVFVALGATATAFGQVLNQKLTLLSQIAGVVIILFGLHTMGLFKIKALYMEKRFQVAAKPAGFFGAILVGLAFAFGWTPCIGPILAAILTYASQSETLNQGIALLLAYSLGLGVPFFATALAINAFFSLFNRIKQHMRKVEIASGLLLVAVGVLIFSNNLSILANVLQSSPAGQALLGIEEKLSR